Within Pempheris klunzingeri isolate RE-2024b chromosome 24, fPemKlu1.hap1, whole genome shotgun sequence, the genomic segment ATATATTTGCACATATCCATGCAACATGCAGAACACACTGCACATTATCACAGGTGTGTTGGTTTGACGCTGGAAAAGAATAATCCAAATGTTGACATCACAGCCATGCCTTAATTTcttaatttcatcatttttgcCTTATTGGTTCTGACCTTGTAATTGACTTACATGGAACCTGCTGATTTTTGGGTTtggattctgtgtttttagaCGATGTAATCATTTGATGCTGCTTTGATTGTAAATCCTACCTTTTCTTTTAACCGGTGTTTGATGGGGGATTATTTTGAagtattttatctttttctttttattgactTAATAAATGTGTTGTCTGAAAATCTTGGTTACACTTTTTAAACCATCCattacccccccaccccccccaatCTAACCTAATACTGCTGTAGCATCTTTGTGCATTAATTAGCATATCATTTTATCTTTGACTACAAATTTGAAGAGTCATGTACAGCACTGGTTACTGAGGATATAATAGCACTTGACCTGTTTCAGCTCTTCTGTCTATTTAAtacattaattattaatcaagGTGAATAGAGTACACTTTTAATCAAAAGCTATCACCATGAAACTCCCCCAGTTGGCCACTCACAGTAAGACACagtattttttgtttcaaaagaTCTCTGAAATTGTAGGGTTGAATATGCAAACTATGtattatctaattaaatatgCACCAATTTGCATATATTTCCAGAACAAAACTCTGAACTTTGGATAAAACCAGGTTCAAAGTGGTTTCATTTTATTGACGTATGAGAGCCAGAGGTGTGTACAGAGGACACTGTAAACCAGAACATACAATTTTATTCCTAAatgtttttaggaataaaacGTATAAATCAGGATATGAATGATATAAGAACACATCCctcagtaagaaaaaaaacctttagaaTATAAACTGGAACGTTTGATGTATGTAAGTGCTACTGAAGTGGAAATTACTGTCAGTGTGAGAGAAAAACTCTTTTTGATTTAACAGCCCTTAAAGCTATGGAATTAGGTaaagtgtagtaaaataaacacctgaatGTATATTTCAGACGTTTTCTCTCCGCTCATCTGAAAGAAGACACAACATGGCATGAAAAGATGATGTGTTTGCCTGTAATGTCTGACCTTTGCATCATGATATCAGTGATTTTAGCACTTTTGGACTGCATcatggttttatgttttttatgctTCCATGTCACACATTGAAATGAAGTCACTTATCTTCACTTACAATGTGACTGCAGTGGTGTGCTGACAGCCTGCTGTGTGTTCCCTGACCTGAGGCCCTGTGGTTACTTATTCATGTGCAGTGTGGAGGAATGCGCTCATCCTTGTGTTGGTGCGTCTCTAAGGTGACGGAGCAGCGGGCGGTGCACTGGCAGCCTGTTGTTTGTGAACCGGAGTTCAGAGATTTAAGCAGAAATCAGAGGTTTTTTCtcgcagtgttttgtttttttcctgggTGGGGACATGGAGAGCAGCCTGACACCCACCCCGCACTCGGTGAAGCGCTGGCAGCTCAGAGGGACCGACTTTGATCCGCAGCAGGTCTGCAGCCTGCGGTCCCAGACCTTCAGCAGCTGGACCCCCCTGAACCACAGGAGCAGCAACCTGCAGGTCAGACCAGCTAACAGTGCAGAGCCTCTTCTGACGGCTAATGGAGGAAACTTTTAGTTACATCACATCTATTTCATTGGCAGCCACCAGATGGCAGGATTGACCAGATTATTATTCTGACGAGTGTTGCCAGACTATGATATGAAATAATCCAACCCATCCAACAACTTCTTGTCATTTAAAGATGCATTCTGCTGTATGTCATAAAAGAACCTGTATGTTCCGTGTCACCAGTAACTCTAACATGAGTTATAACATGAGTGAGCTGCAGAGGTAGTTAATTAGTCTGATTAGTTCCTCTACAGTAGGTTATGTGCGTCCAGTCAACTGCGCACGGACAAGAAATCCAAGGTAActtcattattttctaatttaacCTGCATTGCATATCGTTAGTTGTGTACAGAGGTGCTTTGGGCATCAAGGATCAAGTCCCCTAAACCAGGATGAATGCATGCAAGCAGAATTACAGTTTATAGTAGGTACTGTAGCTCTGGATGTCAGtgattatacacacacacactctctaagggcttgtttttatttatattctctATTGAAAAGGGAGCTCATAAGCAGTTTGTCAAAGGAAATTATTAGTGTGAGAAATCTGTCAGAGCTCTGTGGGTGTTGTCACAATGACAGCTAGTAGAAGGTAGTTCATTCAGAAAGGCTCAGACATCTATTTATGTGTGATAATGATTTAAATATCATGTAAACGCACAACTGCAGTCTTTATCCTAACTTCAGTTGACAGACTATACACTCCTTTATGGTTTCATTCCAGTATTTTCACCCATGGGCCCTCTGTGCTTCTCCCTTGTCTAAATCCCCAGTAAATTCCGCTGCGTATACGAGGAAATGAATGGTGCTTTCCTGGATGGACGACACTGTCGTAAAGAATGCATTTACACTGAGATGAAGCCTTCTGTTTCCCCTTttaataacacaaagaaaacaaaaaggcagtGATCCAAAAATGGAGACTTGACCTTTAATGGCCCCAGTAGACCAACAGTCTTACTTTCTCtattaattaacttaataactctCACAGTCCTCATCAGTGTTTTGGAAGcctgttctgtattttttggCAGAGCAGCCAGACTATCATGCAGCGAGGTGCACTTCATAAAGTTTGCTGGTGTATTTCCACATTTACTCCCAGTTATTTGAGGAGAGGATGACTCTTGTGCTCCACTGGTTTGATCTGTGGACGGACGGACAGAGGAAACGCCTGTTGCACGCTCTGCTCGCACGCTGCACCAAGTCGCAGCTCAAGTAAGGTCTTTTTCCACCCTCTctttattttgtgcatttgtttttctctgtaagactttaaaatgaaaacctcTGACAATCTGAGCAGGTGCTGCAGGGATCTGCTGAACGAGACGGTTCCTGTGACTCAAGTTGACTTCACGGCGGTGCTGCCTCGGTTCCTGTCCCTGTATGTGATGTCATTTCTGTCCCCTCGTGACCTCTGCACCGCCGCCCAGGTCAGCTGGCACTGGAGGGTCCTAGCTGAGCAGGTGAGAGGCCCACAATAGAGAGAGATTGAAGAATTAGAGGGGATGAGATCAGATCATCCTCAAGTCTGGTCTGCATAAATGAAATCTGTAGTTTTTACCCACTTACAATGAGACTattttctttgctctctgtctcttctccttcCCAGGACTGTCTCTGGGCGGGCCGGTGCATCAGAAGAGGCTGGTTCCTTCCTTACActccaggagagagagaatttgGAGCGTGGAAGAACCACTACATCGCTTGCGTGTCCAAGCTGGACTGGCTCACCCCCCGGGAGGCGGCCGAGCAGTACGGGACCCTCAACCAGCAAAGCACGggggagacggaggaggaggaagagaggaggaaggagaggaggatcaGGCAGATGATCAGAGACAAACTaaaggaggaaaagagtgaGTGGAAAGGAAAGACTTTGAACTATTATCTCAACCCTGTCTTGTCTTTCCTGCTGATCGATATGTGTGATGTTCACAGGCCTCTCTATGAGAACCAGGAGACCCTGGGGCAGCTACACAAAGCCAGAGGGAGCCAGAGGTGGAAGCACCCAAACATGGAGGCCTAGCACTGGAGTAACATTCAGCTCTCGGCCCTCTCTCTCCTGGCCTCCAAGGACTGTTGTGTCTCCCAGCCTCAGTCTTAgcctggagagaggagaggccaTGTCTGCTTCTCAGAGCCTGCAGAGGGTCCAGGCCTCCAGCTCTAACAGGTGACACTGACTGCTCCAGTGACTctgttaacatgcacacaatatTCTGGGTTTTGCACTTATTCTGAAATAGACAGTGATCCTACTAAGCTGTTTACACGGCCAATGAAGAGGAATATGTACACACCACCACGCTGGAGCCACACATGCTTTGCTTCTTTGCATTAAAACAGGATTTTTGCAATTTTCTCCCCCAGTTATTGACTTGTTTGACCATGTGAACTTGAAAAACTCTTTATATTTGTACATATCCAAAAACCTGTTGATGTCCACATCTGTCAAGATGTTTGTCAGGTGTGTCTCTACTCCTGACCTGAAACGTGCATCATAAACTGTGGTAAAAACCCCTGAGACGCATAATCTGGATGTACTGAATACATGTCTAAAGAAGGCTCCTAAAACCTAAATAATACCTGCATGTCCCACATGGAATTAGACATATTGTCATAATCGGATTAATACTAAACTAGTGTGCATATAAACGTAGTCACTGCCATAAGTTACCTGTGTTTTAGGATACGatgcaaataagcacatttcccagcTATTTTTATAAAAGGCTTTTTATGCAGTAAAGCTGAGATGTGAATTCTAACCAAACCTCCACCTTAACTTTCAGTGAAAGACCGAACAAAGCCAGTGGAGCGCTGTCCTCCTTCACCCACAGGCCTGCGCTGCCGAGCACAGTCTCTCCCATCCGTCTGCCCCCTCCTGCCCTCTTACTGTTGATCTCCAACAGAATTCCTGCCTATGAGGTGAAAAAAACATAACTAGTCCATCACTGAGTCAGCCCAAATCAACACCTATATTGTACGAGCTGGAGGAGAGCACAGTGGGAAGATAACATATAATATTTCTCCCCgtctgctgttttctttctctctatgtTTAATCTAGCTGGTGCTGAGTGGTGTGAAGGCGGGAGTGATTGTGGTTCTCTACGACCACAGAGGGACTCTCTCAGCTCTGTTAACCCAGGTGGAGAGGGCTATTTCTGGGCAGAGCACTCAGAGGCTGGGCCTTCTTGCTCCAGGAGGAACAGAGGAAATCCATCTTCTTCTCAGTGAGAACTAATAATCCTGTGTGTCCTAATGTGCGGAAACACTGCCAGTGTTAGTTCCAGTCCAACTGTAACCCCCCATGCTAGAAGTTTATCTCAGAGGATACTGTGAATCACATCTGCTAAAACCATTTCATggctcattttattttgatagtacttttttttaaagaccaAGGCTATTCTCGTCCCTTGGCTAAGAGTAGACTAACTGTCATAAATCTGACATTAATCTGATTAATTACCTACAgagtcaccacacacacatcagtgagcccTGGTTTTAATTTAATGATTCAAGTTATGCTTTTTGCCCACAAAGTCGTCACTTACTGAACCATATTTTACTGGAAAATGTTCTACTGtatattttcagtgtttagttCATGTCGTAAAACATTCACAAGTTTGCCAACTAACCTTTCAAACCCcaataattgaaaataaatagcTCAAACTGAGACAACAGCTTAAATTTTAGTTTCTGAAAAGTTTTAGGGAACCGTATTTTCTGTTTAGTGATCCACTTTGGTTACATTTGACCCTTCAGACAGTACCCTATCAGAGAGGACTCTTCTGACCCCCGACCATAGAGAATTCTGGGAAAAATTGTGTGGCTGGGTGGCACCAactgaggaaggaggagggattGACATCTTCTCCCCGCTGGGTGCATCTGGTAGGTAGACACAGACGTTCTTCTCTCTAATCTGTATCTCTGTGCCTGCATAGGTCTCACTAACGTCTTCTTATGCTGTGTCTCGCTCTCCCTCCCGTCCTCAGCGGCAGGAGTGGCTCTCATCCACACTCTCTCTACGCTGACTGGTCTGGAGGTTCGGGCACCAATGGGTTTTGCCACCGGAAGTTTCCAGAACAGTGAGTCACCCATGTACAAGAAAGACTAAGACtgagaaactgaaaaatgtttgtctAGAGCCCCCAGGTTGTTCACAAAGTAGCTGCTTAAGGTCAGTTTGCTGGAGTATTAAACTGCTTTTGCTGCTACTATGTTAACCAAAAGTTTCAACAAGAAGCGAAATCGAAGTGATTGCATGTTATCTACTACAGTGCCCACCACCAAGTGTGAACTTACAGTTAAACAACATGTTAAAGACacaaggaaatgtgtttttgtgtttttcccagTCCTGAGCGAGTGGTCTGACGGCAGTGTGTGCACCGGACTCTCggagcagcagccagcagccccGCCGCTGCAGTTTGTGTGCGAGAGTGTGCTGCAGGGCTGGTGCAGACAGGCCCGGTGGATGGAGGAGGCTCTGGGGGAGCTGAGGGGCAGCCTGGGGCCCCAGCTACAGCGGGCCGGCCTCCTGGCCAGGAGCCGAGCTCTGGGTGGGTTTCACCATACGTACAGACGCAGCTGGACCGCTGACAGGTTTCAACAAATGCCTGCATGGCTGTGTCCTGTAAAGttttgttattatgtgttattaTATTTATAGGTCATTTTCTGGGGGAGAAAATCTGCCTCGAGGAACTTTGTGTGTCCAAAGATCTAAATGAGGCTCTGACTGAGGGACTCACTGCTCTCACAAGACGGGAAGAGGTGGGGATTACTGTGAAGGTTTTTATAATGCACCCGTCATATCTCTTCAATACGCACTTTCTTTCAATGTTGCTTCTATCAGTAACGGTTAATAACAGGCCGGCAGTCCAAGTGAGTGTTTCTTTATGTCTGCTCTTCCATCTTCAGAGCAGACCTTTGGAGTTTCTTGCCACCTTCCTGACTAGatggagtgaggaggagggtggagaggaggCTAGTAAAGAGGAAAAGTGGGGAAACAGAGAAGCAGATTTCTCTTTCGCACCGCATAGCTCACAGAAACGCTCCGGTCGTATACCTGCGCTGCCACAGGTGTGTTTGCTTTAAACTCTTC encodes:
- the LOC139223848 gene encoding epithelial cell-transforming sequence 2 oncogene-like, whose translation is MESSLTPTPHSVKRWQLRGTDFDPQQVCSLRSQTFSSWTPLNHRSSNLQLFEERMTLVLHWFDLWTDGQRKRLLHALLARCTKSQLKCCRDLLNETVPVTQVDFTAVLPRFLSLYVMSFLSPRDLCTAAQVSWHWRVLAEQDCLWAGRCIRRGWFLPYTPGEREFGAWKNHYIACVSKLDWLTPREAAEQYGTLNQQSTGETEEEEERRKERRIRQMIRDKLKEEKSLSMRTRRPWGSYTKPEGARGGSTQTWRPSTGVTFSSRPSLSWPPRTVVSPSLSLSLERGEAMSASQSLQRVQASSSNRPALPSTVSPIRLPPPALLLLISNRIPAYELVLSGVKAGVIVVLYDHRGTLSALLTQVERAISGQSTQRLGLLAPGGTEEIHLLLNSTLSERTLLTPDHREFWEKLCGWVAPTEEGGGIDIFSPLGASAAGVALIHTLSTLTGLEVRAPMGFATGSFQNILSEWSDGSVCTGLSEQQPAAPPLQFVCESVLQGWCRQARWMEEALGELRGSLGPQLQRAGLLARSRALGHFLGEKICLEELCVSKDLNEALTEGLTALTRREESRPLEFLATFLTRWSEEEGGEEASKEEKWGNREADFSFAPHSSQKRSGRIPALPQTVLDWRGAVARELHHSECIYLRRLGAVLKVYQEPLTAALNSNRAILSCTDLHIVLSPVKHILELNRVFQVDLQARLQQWGAEQCVGDVFVKLCSKLRVYTNYLNNYTTALRTIDKCRETKPPFRAFLRRADRTLATHMLSLQELLLCPLWRIQEYVTLLQALSFHTRPDHPDHTHLCSALNTLLQFREFMQKLKRNSERDELLEETQQMIQGCPKLSEGNRQLMITQDAALLRSPDEQIPDSLRTFEYVSDVGLFLFNDALVLTQRNVHHTPFTLAHRSTHTFLASVALSCLAVREITHTRYVRHAFVLEGPRRSWVCATERGEEREYFLSVLRSAVKSALTGHQ